CCCGCTACCTCCAGAGAACCGGAGAAAAAAAGAGTaggtgctgctgccgccgccgttcgcTGCTTGGTCTGCCCGTCCCGGCCACCTTCGCGCGCGCCTGTTCCTTCCGGTGGTGGCCGCTCCCCGTGATCATCTTCCCGGCGACGACGGGCTCGAGGCGTTGCAGTTCCTCGACGGCCCGAAGAAGCACCCCGTCCCGCTCGAAGTCTCCCACTGCTTCCTCGCCGGTTGCGCGAGGGTGCCATCCGCGTGTGCCCGGGACATGGCGTCGCCGTCTACATgtgtgtcgccgccgccggctgttGGCAGCGGATCTACGTTTGTTGCAAATTATTCCAGCTAGGAGCGAGGCGGAGGAAGCCATGGCGTCTCATAGCTGCCGGGATTTCTTGGCTCCATTGCCGCCGCTACCGCCGGTAGCCGGTGGATCCACTACCGTCCGCGTCAAAATCTCCAAGCGCTCTCCCTCCTCCAAATCCAGCGCTGGCGTCAAATCCCGCACCAAATTCATTGCCAGCGCCAAATCCCTTGCTCCCCGCCTGTAAATCGAGTTCTTCATTTCCCCTCTCTCTTGGCTTCAATCTCTCCGTTCTTGGTGCTCTAGATTTCGCGTGCAAATTTTTGGTCCCAGATCAATCCCCATTCTTGCTGTTTTTTTACTCTCGACTCCAGCGACAGAGACACTGCGGCCGCCATAGACGACGCCACAGCCAATCTCGCCTGCCGCCGCGCGCTACTCAGGGTTTTAAaaaccgaccggaccggcctaaccgccgccctccggtaccggtttaccggaccggttaggccggtaaccggtggaaaccggttgaattcaaatccaaattcaaataaattcaaaaactcccatgcaaccggttccgaccggtttaccggccggtttgaccggtttaccggccggttttaccggtttaccggtcggtttgaccggtttgaaattcaaaagctcccgtgcaaccggtttaccggccggtttgaccggtttgatcggtgggccttcatgggccggcccattttttttctttttcttttttgatttaactttaaaatcccacaaactatactaaatgaatgaatttttgagaaaattttacaccattagattcattacaccttgaagtatttttaggaattttttagaaatttttcattttttgaattcaaatttaaaatttgaattttggccggttgggtatcggccgaaaccggaaccggaccggtttgaccggtaaccggtcaaaccggaccggaccggtttgaccggtaaccggtcaaaccggaccggttcccaccggttaggttaaccttggcGCTACTCCCATCTGGCCGCAAATGATTGTGATGGTTGCTTCAagcagccatcttcttcagCTAGCGAACCAGCAGGTTCCACGCGCAGCGTAAAGCTCGAAAATGCGGCCAAGTCCCGGTgacgcggcggcgtgcgggttGCCGCAAAATCCGCAAAACAATCGCGGCGATTTGCGGGCCGCCGCATGAGCCCGCAAATGCATTTGCGGCTGGTGCGGACGGGGGGCGGGCAGCCGCAACCCGCCCCGCTTGCATGTATACCTGAAGCTCAGCGGAGCCCTGAATTCGTGGCCTCCTGGTGGTGGGTCGATGATTGACGGCTCTAgctctggggggggggggggggtgcttaCGGCCATTGCTACGGCAAGTCCGGAATGAACCTCGACGGCGTAGCGCAGAAGTGGCGCAAGCCCACGTTGCTCATGTGACCCGCTTGTCCCGTTGCCGCTCCCCGCACTGTGAATCCATGTGGCCTTGGTGGTACTTACCATTGTCTCCATTCTCCAGCTCCATCTCCCGGGTGATTGATCGATCGGTCCTCGTCACGGCCTCACGGGGGCATCATCCCTGGTGGTCTGGCTAGCTCTTGAAAGCGTTTGGAAAAGCAACAAGCAGCTCTAGTACCTGCTAGCACCTCATTAGTTCAGGTGCTAATTGTCGTGGTCGCCATTAATCTCAGCTTCAGAGTGTTGCTCTCCATACATTCGGATGCTCCACTCCTACCTTCTCTGACTTTTTCTTGGTCGCATCTCCTCCTCAGCTCGGCTCTGAGCTGAGCTGCGCCCCGCCCGGGCTACTCTCACGTCTCACCCAACTCGGCGTACATAAAAAGAAGGAAGCGTTTGGACATTTGGTGGCTAGCTACTCTACTGGGAGTCTGGGACTGGGAGCAAAGCTGGCCGGTGCGCCTGCCTCACTGTGCCGCAGCCGTCGCCACGGCCAGCTCCACCCTCTCTACCTGCAGCACCAACCACTGTTCCTCGGCTACTACTCCTACTCGGCGCGAAACCTTATCCTTTCCCCGTATGCTCAGCCCGCCACTAGGGAGCAAGAAACACAACACGCGTGCCACCAACGCAGCGAGCTCAGAGCCCTCAGATACGCATCAGTTGGCAGGCTGGGCCGCAGCGGCAAAGCTGCGGAGGGGGAGAGTGATAAGTAGTAGagtggggcgggggcggggtgtTGGTACACGCGCAGCCCGCGAGTAGACGATACATACCGCGCGTTGCTTGCCACACCGGGGGAAGCGGCCGCGAGCGCACGCGCGGGGCGAGCGGGcgaagctagctagctatctaGTGCCCGTCGGCCGGCCGCGAGCCCGCCCGCCATGTCGGCGCTAGTGGACGCGCTGTGCGCGCCGCCAGGCGACGCCGCGGCGCTCATCTACGACACCTTCAACGCCGCCAGCTTCCTCTTCGacgggcccgcggcggcggcggcgctgtacgACGGCGCCGGCATTGTCGAgtgcccaccgccgccgcccgcgcagcagcagcaggcggccgAGGCCGCGGGGGAGACGACGCAGGCGGCGacgtcgtcggcgccggccaGGGTCAGGAAGCGGCGCCGGTGGGCGCGGAGCTGCAAGTCCAGGGAGGAGACCGAGACCCAGCGGATGATGCACATCGCCGTGGagcgcaaccgccgccgccagatGAACGAGTACCTCGCCGTGCTCCGCTCCCTCATGCCGGAGCCCTACGTCCAGAGGGTACGACGCgcagcctcctcctcccactCTGGCAAACAGACATCACTTCGTGTCAAGCGTGTTCCCTCCCGCTCTATCCTCTACCCCTTCTTCTCCTGTTCGTCAAACCACGAAAGCGACGGCGGAGCAACCATGGTGGAAGAATAATGTTCTTCTGCCGAAAGAGACCCGTCGGCCGCCGCCATTGCTGTTCAAAGTATCAGGCGAGCAGTTCGTGCAATGCAAGGCATTCCTTCCCCTTTTCTTGGTCAAACGCGACTATACAGATACACCTGCCACAAACAAACAATGCATTAATGTGTCCCCCTTCTCTCATTTACTCCTCTCTTGCTCTTCTTGCAGAGTTAATTCAATGCTCCACGGCTAGTACTACTCGCGGTCCAAATCCTGACAAAATTAATGCTCTCTCTATTTCTGGTTCGGAATCTCTTGCTCGCAGGGCGACCAAGCTTCCATTGTCGGAGGGGCCATCGAGTTCGTGAAGGAGCTCGAGCAGCAGCTGCAGTGCCTCGAGGCGCAGAAGCGAACGCTGCTGGTTCATCAGCACAAGGCGGCCAAGCCCGACGCGACGCCGATGCAtcactccaccaccaccaccagcagcaccaAGGCCGCAGCCGGCACCACGGCCTGCGtggagcccgcggcggcggcgacgacgacgagcaaCTGCAGCAGCAGCGTGACCGAGGACGCGGCcgaccacgcgccgccgcccccgttcGCTCAGTTCTTCTCGTACCCGCAGTACGTGTGGTGCCACTCGCCGCGCGACcccgcgtcgtcgtcggcggcggaggacggcggcgggcggccgggggTGGCCGACATCGAGGTGACCCTGGTGGAGACGCACGCCAGCCTCCGCGTGATGATGCCGCGGCGGCCCGGGCAGCTGCTCGGCCTCGTCGCCGGGCTGCaggcgctccgcctcggcgtgCTCCACCTAAGCGTCACCGCGCTCGAGTCCCTGGTCCTCTACTCCATCAGCGTCAAGGTAACCACGCGGCGCGCCCGCACTCGCGCGGCTAGCTGCTCTCCGATCGCTTTCTCCCTGCTAAAAGTTCCACTTCCTTCCATCAGTCCCGCGTTTTGATGCTGCTAGGACGACAAAGATTCGCAGCCAACACACGTAGCGCAAGTGAATAGTAACAAACTTTGACCAAtggtgtcaaataaagtcagtttacaaaactaacttcaaaACCTCCGCGCTAGtgactctgaagaatctaatgaggcttttgaccgcgcgattagaagaAGATACTGTAgctaattatcgattaattaccgtcattagattcgtcgtgaaaagttacactcatccctaaaaattttttgcaaattaacttcatttagtgcttcatacatgtgatattttttttcgAAATGTGTACGTGCTAGTTTTCTAGCATACCCAAACAAGGCCACAGCCCAATGCGCTCGAAAACTACAGGGATCTTGCAGGTTTAGGCTCACGGATCGAGCGATTCCTGCAGGAAAGTTTTGCTCGTGTCCCGGCGCATCATTTAAGAATCATGACCTCACTCTGCTCGAACTAAGAAA
This window of the Panicum virgatum strain AP13 chromosome 1K, P.virgatum_v5, whole genome shotgun sequence genome carries:
- the LOC120713782 gene encoding transcription factor bHLH94-like, with product MSALVDALCAPPGDAAALIYDTFNAASFLFDGPAAAAALYDGAGIVECPPPPPAQQQQAAEAAGETTQAATSSAPARVRKRRRWARSCKSREETETQRMMHIAVERNRRRQMNEYLAVLRSLMPEPYVQRGDQASIVGGAIEFVKELEQQLQCLEAQKRTLLVHQHKAAKPDATPMHHSTTTTSSTKAAAGTTACVEPAAAATTTSNCSSSVTEDAADHAPPPPFAQFFSYPQYVWCHSPRDPASSSAAEDGGGRPGVADIEVTLVETHASLRVMMPRRPGQLLGLVAGLQALRLGVLHLSVTALESLVLYSISVKVEEGCGLATVEDIAAAAHHVLCLIDAAEPAEQQVLAASDPR